The following coding sequences lie in one Homalodisca vitripennis isolate AUS2020 chromosome X, UT_GWSS_2.1, whole genome shotgun sequence genomic window:
- the LOC124369654 gene encoding uncharacterized protein LOC124369654, giving the protein MDETYIHSTHTKTNGWTDGTTSGLKTPLSKGQRLIIVHACGEGGFINNALLTFKSGKKSGDYHDDMNYENYERWVNTKLIPNLKDNSVVVIDNAPYHNKQDDPAPTTSSRKDEMIKWLSERNIVHSSTMFKPELYNLIQAYKPTYKKYKIDEIFSKSGHTVLHLPPYHPDLNPIELIWSLLKEKVAKKNVTFNIHTVEQLVKETCDSITQEDWRKRCDHTISVEQTYMELERQIDEMTERIVVRLGEDSDSDEWDEESGSDEDREPIVDNSDSGDDDLTGIVPFECY; this is encoded by the coding sequence ATGGATGAAACATATATTCACTCAACACACACCAAAACCAATGGTTGGACAGATGGTACCACATCGGGACTGAAGACACCTCTAAGTAAAGGACAACGACTTATAATTGTCCACGCATGCGGGGAAGGTGGATTTATTAACAATGCTCTACTTACGTTCAAATCAGGGAAGAAGTCAGGGGACTATCACGATGACATGAACTACGAGAATTATGAAAGATGGGTAAACactaaattaattccaaatttgaaagataattctGTTGTTGTGATAGATAACGCCCCCTATCACAACAAACAAGACGATCCTGCACCAACAACATCAAGCAGAAAGGACGAAATGATTAAATGGCTTTCCGAGCGTAACATTGTTCACTCAAGCACTATGTTCAAACCCGAATTGTATAATCTTATACAAGCCTACAAGCCCacatacaaaaagtacaaaattgatgaaatattttctaaaagtggACACACTGTTTTGCACCTGCCACCCTACCATCCAGATTTAAATCCAATTGAACTAATTTGGAGCctacttaaagaaaaagtagcgaagaaaaatgtgacatttaataTACATACGGTGGAACAATTGGTGAAGGAAACGTGTGATTCGATCACTCAAGAAGATTGGAGGAAAAGGTGTGATCATACGATATCTGTGGAACAAACTTATATGGAACTCGAACGTCAAATCGACGAAATGACAGAACGGATTGTTGTGAGACTCGGTGAGGACTCCGATAGTGACGAATGGGATGAAGAAAGTGGCAGTGACGAAGACAGGGAACCTATCGTTGACAATAGTGACAGTGGTGATGATGACTTAACGGGAATTGTGCCCTTTGAGTGTTATTAA